A single genomic interval of Candidatus Thermoplasmatota archaeon harbors:
- a CDS encoding indole-3-glycerol-phosphate synthase: protein MTDILDELARAAKETIAEGYYDAPPRASNKAPSLRAAVLSAPRAVLAEVKPASPTRGRLRDGHDAIVLAKSLAKAGARGLSILTEPKRFGGSLSTLAESADLGVPTLMKDFVLSEKQFLAAHSCGASAALLIVTLFNRGYAEKPLADTVARAHALGLEVLAEVVSASEFEQAQAAGADLLGINNRDLRTMEVDLERTGRVLSNVRKDRPVVGMSGVSSRADADALYGAGADAVLVGTGLMTAADPAAALGELL, encoded by the coding sequence GTGACCGACATTCTCGACGAGCTCGCGCGCGCGGCCAAGGAGACGATCGCCGAAGGCTACTACGACGCCCCTCCCCGCGCCTCCAACAAGGCCCCCTCGTTGCGCGCGGCCGTCCTGTCCGCCCCGCGCGCGGTCCTGGCCGAGGTGAAGCCCGCCTCCCCCACGCGCGGTCGTCTGCGCGATGGCCACGACGCGATCGTCCTTGCGAAGTCCCTCGCGAAGGCGGGCGCCCGCGGCCTCTCGATCCTCACGGAGCCCAAGCGCTTTGGCGGCTCGCTGTCGACGCTTGCGGAGTCGGCCGACCTTGGCGTTCCCACGCTCATGAAGGACTTCGTCCTTTCGGAGAAGCAATTCCTTGCCGCGCACAGCTGCGGCGCAAGCGCGGCGCTCCTCATCGTCACGCTGTTCAACCGCGGCTACGCCGAGAAGCCGCTTGCCGACACGGTCGCGCGCGCGCACGCGCTCGGGCTCGAGGTGCTGGCGGAGGTCGTCTCGGCCTCCGAGTTCGAGCAAGCGCAGGCCGCCGGCGCCGATCTCTTGGGGATCAACAACCGGGACCTTCGCACCATGGAGGTGGATCTCGAGCGCACCGGCCGCGTGCTTTCGAACGTCCGCAAGGATCGGCCCGTCGTCGGCATGAGCGGGGTCTCCTCGCGCGCCGACGCCGATGCACTTTATGGTGCCGGCGCCGATGCCGTCCTCGTCGGGAC